Proteins from a genomic interval of Zingiber officinale cultivar Zhangliang chromosome 2A, Zo_v1.1, whole genome shotgun sequence:
- the LOC122042644 gene encoding protein STAY-GREEN, chloroplastic-like — protein sequence MGFSAAMLLQPVQLKQQQQQQRSFSSLFDFSKQRRGRRRSVVPVARLFGPAIFEASKLKVLFLGTEEEKHPGKLPRAYTLTHSDITAKITLAISDTINRAQLQGWYNRLQRDEVVAEWRKVRGKMSLHVHCHISGGHVLLDLIAGLRCYIFRKELPVVLKAFVHGDGALFDSYPELEEATVWVYFHSNLLEFNRIECWGPLWEAASMGPPEGQREEAGGAPAERPRRCEADCKCCFPPQSLIPWKHDLLEEYRGACSGGRLQQ from the exons ATGGGATTCTCAGCCGCCATGTTGCTGCAGCCTGTGCAACTGAAGCAGCAACAGCAGCAGCAGCGGAGTTTTTCTTCTCTGTTCGACTTCAGCAagcagagaagaggaagaagacgatCCGTTGTTCCG GTTGCGAGGCTGTTTGGGCCGGCAATCTTCGAGGCGTCGAAGCTGAAGGTGCTGTTCTTGGGAACAGAGGAGGAGAAGCACCCGGGGAAGCTGCCGAGGGCCTACACGCTCACCCACAGCGACATCACCGCCAAGATCACGCTCGCCATCTCCGACACCATCAATCGGGCTCAG TTGCAGGGGTGGTACAACAGGCTGCAGAGGGACGAGGTGGTGGCGGAGTGGCGGAAGGTGCGCGGGAAGATGTCGCTGCACGTGCACTGCCACATCAGCGGCGGCCACGTGCTGCTGGACCTCATCGCCGGCCTCCGCTGCTACATCTTCCGCAAGGAGCTGCCGGTGGTGCTGAAGGCGTTCGTCCACGGCGACGGCGCGCTGTTCGACAGCTACCCGGAGCTGGAGGAGGCCACCGTGTGGGTCTACTTCCACTCCAACCTCTTGGAGTTCAACCGCATCGAGTGCTGGGGCCCGCTCTGGGAGGCCGCGTCGATGGGTCCCCCAGAGGGTCAGCGGGAGGAGGCGGGAGGAGCGCCGGCGGAGAGGCCGCGGCGGTGCGAGGCGGATTGCAAGTGCTGCTTCCCGCCGCAGAGCTTGATCCCGTGGAAGCACGACTTGCTGGAAGAGTACCGGGGAGCCTGCTCCGGCGGCCGACTGCAGCAGTGA
- the LOC122042643 gene encoding uncharacterized protein LOC122042643: MRPLLSRITAGLAAAALSAFPYPSPPNILFFVAEVAAHSALHLSKPPSLPPHLLSAPRRRLYHVVPMKPPSSSPPPPLTFSSPESLSDWIRPHLPVDPVASWGAVPGTKSLSNLWLEINHGETSLELKPNSQDDARGEKDGTFTVLRVVNVTIVRIRSSRGEVLVESHQLLSDGTVRHRSRPLSEKMMPGEAVEEAAHRAVREELGKDVVRILPGSYQMRVEERASASYPGLPARYILHSVDAEVEGLPEVGEFSSEENGEGVEAVEKAVFVRRHFWKWVDVDGIIQQS; the protein is encoded by the coding sequence ATGCGCCCTCTACTTTCTCGCATCACCGCAGGTCTCGCCGCCGCCGCCCTCTCCGCCTTCCCCTATCCCTCCCCTCCTAATATCCTCTTCTTTGTCGCAGAGGTCGCCGCCCACTCGGCCCTACACCTTTCTAAACCCCCCTCCCTTCCCCCTCATCTTCTTTCCGCGCCTCGCCGTCGCCTCTACCACGTGGTTCCCATGAAACCGCCCTCCTCCTCCCCGCCGCCGCCGCTCACCTTCTCGTCTCCCGAGTCTCTCTCCGATTGGATTCGGCCTCACCTCCCCGTCGACCCTGTCGCCTCGTGGGGCGCGGTTCCTGGCACCAAATCTCTCAGCAATCTGTGGCTCGAGATCAACCATGGCGAGACGAGTCTCGAACTGAAACCAAATTCCCAGGATGATGCGAGAGGCGAAAAAGATGGAACCTTTACCGTCCTCCGAGTTGTTAACGTGACTATCGTCAGGATCCGCAGTTCTAGAGGCGAAGTCCTTGTCGAATCCCACCAGCTTCTCTCTGATGGCACTGTGCGACACAGGTCCCGCCCCCTTTCCGAGAAGATGATGCCCGGGGAGGCTGTGGAGGAAGCTGCCCATCGTGCAGTTCGTGAGGAATTGGGGAAAGATGTGGTAAGGATTTTACCTGGCTCGTATCAAATGAGGGTGGAGGAAAGGGCTTCCGCCTCTTACCCAGGCCTCCCTGCAAGGTACATTCTGCATTCAGTTGATGCCGAAGTGGAAGGATTACCGGAGGTGGGAGAGTTCTCTTCGGAAGAGAATGGAGAGGGTGTTGAGGCAGTGGAGAAGGCAGTTTTTGTTAGGAGGCACTTCTGGAAATGGGTTGATGTTGATGGCATCATACAGCAGTCCTAG
- the LOC122042645 gene encoding NDR1/HIN1-like protein 1 encodes MSEKSNRAPRGGRLLILSLLLFLFLAGLTALILYLVYRPSTPRFSVVAAAIYDLSNASSSSSPATALSTSMQFTLVIRNPSRRAAAFYDHLSAYVAYRGQPVTPPEPLPPVFQDPQSTVAVSPVLGGGSVPVSPDAAAGLAADQAYGIVGLRLLVVGRVRYKSGPFRGRWNGVYVRCDVLVGFKKGLAGPVPLLGEPDCDVDV; translated from the coding sequence ATGAGCGAGAAGAGCAATCGTGCCCCCCGCGGCGGCCGCCTCCTGATCCTCTCCCTCCTCCTGTTCCTCTTCCTCGCCGGCCTCACCGCCCTCATCCTCTACCTCGTGTACCGGCCCTCCACCCCCCGCTTCTCCGTGGTCGCCGCCGCCATCTACGACCTCTCCAACGCATCCTCCTCGTCCTCCCCGGCCACCGCGCTCTCCACCAGCATGCAGTTCACTCTGGTCATCCGCAACCCCAGCCGGCGCGCCGCCGCCTTCTACGACCACCTCTCCGCCTACGTCGCCTACCGCGGCCAGCCCGTCACCCCTCCGGAGCCGCTCCCGCCCGTCTTCCAGGATCCCCAGAGCACGGTGGCGGTGTCCCCGGTGCTGGGCGGCGGGTCGGTGCCCGTGTCCCCGGACGCGGCGGCGGGGCTGGCCGCCGACCAGGCCTACGGCATCGTGGGGCTCCGGCTCTTGGTAGTGGGCCGGGTCAGGTACAAGTCCGGCCCGTTTAGAGGCCGCTGGAACGGCGTCTACGTCCGCTGCGACGTGCTCGTCGGCTTCAAGAAGGGTCTCGCCGGTCCGGTTCCGCTGCTCGGCGAACCGGACTGCGACGTCGACGTCTGA